A genomic stretch from Chitinophaga agri includes:
- a CDS encoding YegJ family protein — MGFLSKFFGKRSKADLENPMQGLHIAEDDERMSWAIEKAIATLHYFQNSLLEPEPVQQYFSVKVLIDDGVHREHLWLTSPSFDDEGNLYGIVGNKPVYVNSVTMNQKIGIDPCFISDWMIIEDGRLIGGYTIRAVREGKPVHERAEFDRQVGLYIDEGIDYFVHDFSTPEGAILCLEDAYDEHNIEKAIACKNFIEEARLLLMKMNDIYNGNDILLTTADILRTSFIRSLEKDGFPVFSDLRRAFPYRKKITDRLYLITEVCIFPDGGKSTQQIYTFKGEDGWRVLNVIE; from the coding sequence ATGGGTTTCTTATCCAAATTCTTTGGTAAACGTAGCAAAGCTGATTTAGAGAACCCAATGCAGGGGCTGCATATAGCTGAAGACGATGAACGAATGAGCTGGGCCATCGAAAAGGCCATTGCCACTTTGCACTATTTTCAGAATAGCCTGCTGGAGCCGGAACCGGTTCAGCAATATTTTTCCGTAAAAGTATTAATTGACGATGGCGTACATCGTGAACATCTGTGGCTGACATCCCCGAGTTTCGATGATGAAGGTAATCTTTATGGTATAGTTGGTAATAAGCCCGTGTATGTCAATTCTGTAACAATGAACCAGAAAATCGGTATTGATCCGTGTTTTATTTCCGACTGGATGATCATTGAAGATGGCCGCCTGATAGGCGGTTACACTATCCGCGCGGTCCGTGAAGGAAAACCCGTGCACGAGCGGGCAGAATTTGACAGGCAGGTAGGGCTTTACATTGATGAAGGTATTGATTACTTTGTGCATGATTTTTCCACACCGGAAGGAGCCATACTATGTCTTGAGGATGCATATGATGAACATAATATAGAGAAAGCCATCGCTTGTAAGAACTTTATAGAAGAAGCACGATTATTGCTGATGAAAATGAACGATATATATAATGGGAATGATATATTGCTGACCACTGCCGATATTCTACGCACATCGTTCATCAGAAGTCTTGAAAAAGATGGTTTTCCCGTATTCAGTGACCTGCGCCGGGCGTTCCCTTATCGCAAAAAGATCACTGACAGACTGTATCTCATCACAGAAGTCTGCATCTTCCCGGATGGCGGAAAAAGTACGCAGCAGATCTACACCTTTAAAGGTGAAGATGGATGGCGGGTATTAAACGTTATTGAATAA
- a CDS encoding Gfo/Idh/MocA family protein: MTKTFTLGLLLLLAAVTTIAQQKILNVGVAGLSHDHVHLLMHQWKKGQVTIAGIAEPDAQLIARYKKSYQLPDSLFYPDMAALLKHKHPDAVLAYNAVADHIDVVEACAPRGISVMVEKPLATTVAQAERMAALAKKHNIHLLTNYETTWYNTNQYVYDLVKKQEAVGPVRKMVVHDGHEGPREIGCSEDFLKWLTDPVKNGGGALMDFGCYGANLMTWLMDGKAPVAVTAVARHIKPAVYPKVEDDATILLEYPEATGIIEASWNWPFSIKDWEVFGKSGYLHALNPTDLQQRRKNEYQPVKVPEATYTDNITYLAAVLNGSLKPENDLSSLENNLIVVRILEAARTSVKEGKRIVLKK, from the coding sequence ATGACAAAGACTTTCACACTGGGACTGCTGCTTTTGCTGGCAGCCGTTACCACTATTGCACAGCAAAAAATATTGAATGTAGGCGTAGCCGGATTATCCCATGACCACGTACATCTGTTGATGCATCAGTGGAAAAAAGGACAGGTAACCATTGCTGGTATCGCGGAACCGGATGCGCAACTCATCGCCCGTTACAAAAAAAGTTATCAGTTGCCCGACTCTCTCTTCTACCCTGACATGGCGGCTTTACTGAAGCATAAGCACCCGGATGCAGTGCTGGCATATAATGCAGTAGCAGACCATATTGATGTTGTGGAAGCCTGCGCTCCTCGGGGTATATCTGTCATGGTGGAAAAGCCATTAGCTACTACTGTTGCGCAGGCAGAACGTATGGCGGCGCTGGCAAAGAAACACAACATCCACCTGCTGACCAACTACGAAACTACCTGGTATAATACCAACCAGTATGTATACGATCTGGTGAAAAAACAGGAGGCGGTAGGGCCGGTGAGAAAAATGGTCGTTCATGACGGACATGAAGGACCGAGAGAAATAGGTTGTAGCGAAGACTTTCTGAAATGGCTGACTGACCCGGTAAAAAACGGGGGCGGCGCGCTGATGGATTTCGGCTGTTATGGTGCTAATCTCATGACCTGGCTGATGGATGGAAAAGCACCTGTGGCAGTTACCGCCGTAGCCCGGCATATCAAACCTGCAGTATATCCCAAAGTAGAAGATGATGCGACCATCCTGCTGGAATATCCGGAAGCCACCGGTATCATTGAGGCATCGTGGAACTGGCCTTTCAGTATCAAAGACTGGGAGGTATTCGGGAAATCAGGTTATCTGCATGCACTGAATCCTACAGATCTTCAACAGCGTAGGAAAAATGAATACCAGCCGGTTAAAGTACCAGAAGCTACCTATACGGATAATATTACATATCTTGCAGCTGTGTTGAATGGCTCCCTGAAACCTGAAAATGATCTTTCTTCGCTGGAAAACAATCTGATCGTCGTACGTATACTGGAAGCAGCACGTACATCGGTTAAAGAAGGCAAAAGAATCGTCCTGAAAAAATAG
- a CDS encoding MATE family efflux transporter, translating to MSNQTKKSQPLTDRGWIITLTALFGITAVFLFYLIICIWPSGYVSSQDPFRLFGAVYKITAEHRFLLLMILGGALGANVHLIISFTAFVGNRMFVTTWIPWYLLRPVIGAGMAMFFYMLLRGGILTYSPPVAPELPEHNPVTENTTAAVTEGNVGEGNVSEGNVRPDSPEQAATTQDTARKSDCPPVAGSGNEAIPAATRDEANQSRDSVPLNPYGMMAIACLVGLFSKEASEKLEEVFKTLFNVKEKVQYKDPLPEDRDPGIRENNGETTGADTDLNDQKTEPEQ from the coding sequence ATGTCCAACCAAACCAAGAAAAGCCAGCCGTTAACAGATCGTGGCTGGATCATTACCCTGACCGCACTGTTTGGAATAACAGCTGTCTTCCTGTTCTACCTCATTATTTGTATCTGGCCTTCCGGCTATGTGAGTAGCCAGGACCCCTTCCGCTTATTCGGTGCAGTGTATAAGATCACTGCGGAACACCGTTTCCTGCTCCTGATGATCCTTGGAGGGGCATTAGGTGCCAATGTTCACCTCATTATCTCATTTACCGCCTTTGTTGGCAACCGCATGTTTGTTACCACCTGGATTCCCTGGTATCTTCTCAGACCGGTGATCGGTGCTGGTATGGCTATGTTCTTTTACATGCTGCTGAGAGGTGGGATACTCACTTATAGTCCGCCGGTAGCTCCGGAGTTGCCTGAGCATAACCCGGTAACAGAAAATACTACAGCTGCTGTAACAGAGGGCAACGTCGGCGAAGGCAATGTTAGCGAAGGCAATGTCAGACCAGATTCTCCTGAGCAGGCAGCTACTACACAGGACACCGCCAGGAAATCAGATTGCCCGCCGGTAGCTGGCAGCGGAAATGAGGCAATTCCTGCAGCTACCAGAGACGAGGCTAACCAGTCGAGGGACAGTGTGCCGCTGAACCCATATGGTATGATGGCAATTGCCTGTCTGGTGGGATTGTTCTCAAAAGAAGCTTCTGAGAAACTGGAAGAAGTCTTCAAGACCTTATTCAACGTGAAGGAAAAGGTACAGTACAAAGACCCTCTGCCTGAAGACAGAGATCCAGGCATCCGGGAAAATAACGGAGAAACTACAGGAGCGGATACCGACCTGAACGATCAGAAAACTGAACCGGAGCAATAA
- the leuC gene encoding 3-isopropylmalate dehydratase large subunit has translation MGKTLFDKIWDSHVVVSKPGFPDAVYINTHFIHEVTSPQAFDGLRKRGIPVFRTAKTRATADHNVPTIDQHLPIKEALSRKQVEMLTTNTSEFGVELYGLGHPYQGIVHVIGPELGITLPGMTIVCGDSHTSTHGAFGAIAFGIGTSEVEQVLATQCILQYRPKRMKIEVNGKLKKGVVSKDIILYIISKISASGATGYFVEYAGEAIRSLSMEARMTICNMSIEMGARGGLIAPDETTFEYIKGREFAPKGADWDKALAYWQTLYTDADAVFDEVLTFDAADIEPMITYGTNPGMGIGVTQHIPSLEQLDDKEKPSFKKSLEYMGLEPGSGLLGKKVDYVFIGSCTNSRIEDLRMVADFVKGKKKADDVVVWIVPGSKQVEAQAKKEGIDKIFEEAGFNLRQPGCSACLGMNEDKVPAGMYCISTSNRNFEGRQGPNARTFLASPLSAAAAAITGKVTDVRELV, from the coding sequence ATGGGAAAAACATTATTTGACAAGATCTGGGATAGCCACGTAGTGGTAAGCAAACCCGGCTTTCCGGATGCAGTATACATCAATACACACTTCATTCACGAAGTGACCAGCCCGCAGGCATTTGATGGCTTGCGCAAAAGAGGCATACCGGTTTTCCGTACTGCTAAAACAAGGGCGACGGCTGACCATAACGTGCCAACCATTGACCAGCATCTGCCAATTAAAGAGGCCCTGAGCCGCAAACAGGTAGAAATGCTGACCACCAACACTTCCGAATTTGGCGTTGAACTGTATGGTCTGGGACATCCTTACCAGGGTATCGTTCACGTGATCGGACCTGAACTGGGTATCACCCTGCCAGGTATGACCATCGTATGTGGAGACAGCCATACCAGCACACACGGTGCATTTGGTGCGATCGCATTTGGTATCGGTACTTCTGAGGTAGAGCAGGTACTGGCTACCCAGTGTATCCTTCAATACCGTCCTAAACGTATGAAGATCGAAGTGAACGGCAAACTGAAAAAGGGCGTTGTTTCCAAAGATATCATCCTCTACATTATTTCCAAGATCTCCGCTTCCGGCGCTACCGGCTATTTTGTGGAATATGCCGGTGAGGCTATCCGCAGCCTGAGCATGGAAGCCCGCATGACCATCTGTAACATGAGTATCGAGATGGGTGCACGTGGAGGTCTGATCGCTCCGGACGAAACTACATTCGAATATATTAAAGGCCGGGAGTTTGCTCCGAAAGGCGCTGACTGGGATAAAGCCCTGGCATACTGGCAAACACTGTATACAGATGCTGACGCAGTATTTGATGAAGTGCTGACATTTGATGCAGCTGACATCGAACCAATGATCACCTACGGTACTAACCCGGGTATGGGTATCGGTGTAACCCAGCATATCCCTTCCCTGGAGCAGCTGGACGACAAGGAAAAACCATCTTTCAAAAAATCCCTGGAATATATGGGACTGGAGCCAGGCAGCGGCCTGCTGGGCAAGAAAGTGGATTATGTGTTCATTGGTAGCTGTACTAACTCCCGCATTGAAGACCTCCGTATGGTGGCCGACTTTGTAAAGGGTAAGAAAAAAGCGGACGATGTAGTAGTATGGATCGTACCGGGTTCCAAACAGGTAGAAGCACAGGCTAAGAAAGAAGGTATAGATAAGATATTTGAAGAAGCTGGTTTTAACTTACGTCAGCCAGGTTGTTCTGCATGTCTGGGTATGAACGAAGATAAAGTACCTGCCGGCATGTATTGTATCTCTACTTCCAACCGTAACTTCGAAGGCCGTCAGGGTCCCAATGCCCGTACCTTCCTGGCTAGCCCGTTGTCTGCAGCTGCAGCAGCGATCACTGGTAAAGTAACCGATGTAAGAGAACTGGTATAA
- a CDS encoding class I SAM-dependent methyltransferase — translation MAWNAELYKDKHAFVFAYGNSLIEWLQPVAGENILDLGCGTGELTAQLAETGAKVTGIDSSASMIGNAQANFPGVNFLVADATSFSFPDEQFDAVFSNATLHWIRQQEKALDRIHRHLKPGGRFVLEMGGKGNVDDITGALEKAMQTRGYTYKPFWYFPSVGEYTSLLEEYGFRVNQVHYFDRDTELADPENGIVEWLQMFGAHFLDQVPEQDRLPILQEAQESLRTTNFRDGKWYTKYVRLRIKAEKIKTDL, via the coding sequence ATGGCCTGGAACGCTGAATTATATAAGGACAAGCACGCTTTTGTGTTCGCATATGGTAATAGCCTGATTGAATGGCTGCAGCCAGTGGCAGGAGAGAACATCCTGGACCTGGGCTGTGGTACCGGTGAACTGACGGCTCAGCTGGCAGAGACCGGTGCAAAGGTGACAGGCATTGATAGTTCGGCTTCCATGATCGGGAATGCACAGGCAAACTTCCCGGGTGTTAATTTCCTGGTAGCCGACGCCACTTCGTTTTCCTTTCCGGATGAACAGTTCGATGCTGTATTTTCCAATGCCACGCTCCACTGGATCCGCCAGCAGGAAAAAGCGCTGGACCGCATCCATCGTCACCTGAAACCGGGAGGACGTTTCGTCCTGGAAATGGGTGGTAAAGGTAATGTGGATGATATTACCGGCGCTTTGGAGAAAGCGATGCAAACCAGGGGCTACACTTATAAACCCTTCTGGTACTTTCCTTCGGTAGGAGAATATACATCCCTGCTGGAAGAATATGGGTTCAGGGTAAACCAGGTACATTATTTTGACCGCGACACCGAACTGGCAGACCCTGAAAATGGTATTGTGGAATGGCTGCAGATGTTCGGCGCACACTTTCTGGACCAGGTACCGGAGCAGGACAGATTACCTATCCTGCAGGAAGCACAGGAGTCTCTCAGGACTACCAACTTCCGCGATGGTAAATGGTACACGAAGTATGTACGCTTGCGGATAAAAGCAGAGAAAATTAAAACAGATCTTTAA
- the leuD gene encoding 3-isopropylmalate dehydratase small subunit: MSKNFQHLVSTAVPIAIENIDTDQIIPARFLKATTRDGFGENLFRDWRFDTNNEPKQDFILNNPIYKGQILVAGKNFGCGSSREHAAWAIGDYGFKVVISSFFADIFKNNALNNFILPITVTDEFLDKIFKAIEADPAAQLEVDLENQTLKIAATGEEAKFDINPYKKACLVNGYDDIDYLLSLRKEIETYEASREFNF; encoded by the coding sequence ATGAGTAAGAATTTTCAACACCTTGTATCCACCGCAGTTCCTATTGCGATTGAAAACATTGATACAGACCAGATCATTCCGGCGCGCTTCCTGAAAGCGACCACAAGGGATGGTTTCGGCGAGAACCTGTTCCGTGACTGGCGTTTTGACACAAACAATGAACCTAAACAGGACTTTATCCTGAACAATCCGATCTATAAAGGTCAGATCCTTGTAGCGGGTAAAAACTTTGGTTGTGGTTCATCCCGTGAGCACGCTGCATGGGCGATCGGTGACTATGGTTTCAAAGTGGTGATCAGCAGCTTTTTTGCTGATATCTTCAAGAACAATGCGCTGAATAACTTCATTCTGCCTATTACTGTTACAGACGAGTTTCTGGACAAAATCTTCAAAGCTATCGAAGCAGATCCTGCTGCGCAGCTGGAAGTAGACCTGGAAAATCAGACATTGAAAATCGCAGCAACAGGGGAAGAAGCGAAATTCGACATCAACCCATACAAGAAAGCCTGCCTCGTTAACGGCTATGACGATATTGACTACCTGTTGAGCCTTCGTAAGGAAATCGAAACCTACGAAGCCAGCCGCGAGTTTAATTTTTAA
- the leuB gene encoding 3-isopropylmalate dehydrogenase, with amino-acid sequence MGVDKKILVIPGDGIGQEVTAWGQKVLQTIAVNYKHNFVFEEGIMGHVAIEATGTPLPDETLEKARKSDAILFGAIGHAKYDNDPTLKVRPEQGLLKIRKELGLYANLRPIKLFDELLEASSIKPEILRGADILFFRELTGDVYFGEKKRSEDRNTASDLMIYHRYEVERIARKAYEAARSRRKKLCSVDKANVLESSRLWREVVQELAKEYSDVETEHMFIDNAAMQLVKDPKRFDVVLTANLFGDILTDEASQIAGSMGMLASASVGDSTGFYEPIHGSAHDIAGKGIANPLASILSAALMLDISFGLKTESLRVIKAVEATLKQGYRTMDIANKHTENHFVMGTDAMGAKVLENLS; translated from the coding sequence ATGGGCGTAGACAAAAAGATACTGGTAATTCCCGGAGATGGTATAGGACAGGAAGTGACTGCCTGGGGACAGAAAGTACTGCAAACAATTGCTGTAAACTACAAACACAATTTTGTTTTTGAAGAAGGCATAATGGGGCACGTTGCCATCGAAGCTACCGGTACTCCACTGCCTGATGAGACACTGGAAAAAGCCCGCAAAAGCGATGCAATCCTATTCGGTGCGATCGGTCATGCGAAATACGATAATGATCCTACACTGAAGGTGCGTCCTGAACAGGGATTGCTGAAGATCCGCAAGGAGCTGGGCCTCTACGCTAATCTGCGACCTATTAAGTTGTTTGATGAACTGCTGGAAGCTTCCAGCATCAAACCGGAAATACTCCGTGGGGCAGATATCCTGTTCTTCCGTGAGCTGACCGGGGATGTATACTTCGGTGAAAAGAAACGTTCAGAAGATCGTAACACAGCCTCTGACCTCATGATCTATCACCGCTACGAGGTAGAACGTATCGCCCGTAAAGCATACGAAGCCGCACGCAGCCGCCGTAAAAAGCTTTGCTCTGTAGATAAAGCAAACGTACTGGAATCAAGCCGTCTGTGGCGTGAAGTGGTGCAGGAGCTCGCGAAGGAATATTCCGACGTGGAAACTGAACACATGTTCATTGACAACGCAGCTATGCAGCTGGTGAAAGACCCTAAACGTTTTGATGTGGTGCTGACAGCTAACCTGTTTGGCGACATCCTGACTGATGAGGCTTCCCAAATCGCTGGTTCCATGGGTATGCTGGCTTCAGCTTCCGTAGGCGATAGCACCGGTTTCTACGAACCTATTCACGGTTCTGCGCATGATATCGCTGGTAAAGGTATCGCTAATCCTCTGGCGTCTATCCTTTCCGCAGCACTGATGCTGGATATCTCTTTCGGACTGAAAACCGAATCTCTGCGTGTGATCAAAGCTGTTGAAGCTACGCTCAAACAAGGCTACCGCACTATGGATATTGCCAACAAGCATACCGAAAATCACTTTGTGATGGGTACAGATGCAATGGGTGCAAAAGTGCTGGAAAACCTGAGCTGA
- a CDS encoding 2-isopropylmalate synthase has translation MSDKNRVYVFDTTLRDGEQVPGCQLTTVEKIEVAKELELLGVDVIEAGFPISSPGDFQSVVEISKAVSEPIICALTRANTMDIDAAAEALRFAKRKRIHTGIGASDMHIKYKFNSTREDILKRAVDAVKYARKYVDDIEFYAEDAGRADNEYLARMVEAVIAAGATVVNIPDTNGYCLPDQYGAKIKYLVDNVSNIDKAIISVHCHNDLGLATANTIAGVMNGARQVECTINGIGERAGNTSLEEVAMILKTHHAMGYHTGINSKRIYGISNMVETMMRMPVQANKAIIGRNAFAHSSGIHQDGVLKHRENYEILNPEDVGIPSNAIILTARSGRHALKHHLERLGYKLDKVNLDEVYQRFLIMADQKKDINDADLQELMGDGDDKNYDDKAIKVTLLQVVCGDPLRPMATVKLKINGEEKEASSAGNGPVDAAINAIHEIIKDQIDIDEFNIQSMRGGSKDVSKVNMRVKHNGQSYYGYGYSTDIVNASMHAYVDALNKIY, from the coding sequence ATGAGCGATAAAAATCGTGTATACGTCTTCGATACTACTCTCCGTGATGGTGAACAGGTCCCTGGTTGCCAGCTGACCACTGTCGAAAAAATTGAGGTAGCAAAGGAGCTGGAATTACTGGGAGTAGATGTTATTGAAGCTGGGTTCCCTATATCCAGCCCCGGCGATTTCCAAAGTGTGGTTGAAATATCCAAAGCAGTAAGCGAACCAATCATCTGTGCGCTGACCCGTGCTAACACAATGGATATTGATGCTGCTGCTGAAGCGCTTCGCTTTGCAAAACGTAAACGTATCCATACTGGTATCGGTGCTTCCGATATGCACATCAAATATAAATTCAACAGTACCCGTGAAGACATCCTGAAACGTGCAGTTGATGCCGTGAAGTATGCCCGTAAATACGTGGATGATATTGAATTTTACGCTGAGGACGCAGGTCGCGCTGATAACGAATACCTGGCAAGAATGGTAGAAGCGGTAATCGCTGCCGGTGCTACTGTAGTGAACATTCCTGATACGAATGGTTACTGTCTGCCTGACCAGTATGGCGCGAAGATCAAATACCTGGTAGATAATGTTTCCAATATTGATAAAGCCATCATTTCCGTACACTGTCACAATGACCTGGGTCTGGCTACCGCCAACACGATCGCTGGTGTGATGAACGGCGCACGTCAGGTGGAGTGTACGATCAATGGTATCGGTGAACGTGCCGGTAACACTTCTCTGGAAGAAGTGGCCATGATCCTGAAAACCCATCATGCTATGGGTTATCACACTGGTATCAATTCCAAACGTATCTACGGTATCAGCAACATGGTGGAAACCATGATGCGGATGCCGGTACAGGCGAATAAGGCTATCATCGGACGTAATGCTTTTGCACATAGCTCCGGTATTCACCAGGATGGTGTATTGAAACATCGGGAAAACTATGAGATCCTGAATCCTGAGGATGTAGGTATCCCTTCCAACGCGATTATCCTGACTGCCCGTAGTGGCCGTCACGCACTGAAGCACCACCTGGAGCGTCTGGGGTATAAACTGGATAAAGTGAACCTGGATGAGGTATATCAGCGCTTCCTGATAATGGCAGATCAGAAAAAAGATATTAACGATGCTGACCTGCAGGAACTGATGGGTGATGGTGATGATAAGAACTATGATGATAAAGCGATTAAGGTAACCCTGCTGCAGGTAGTATGTGGAGATCCGCTGCGTCCGATGGCAACGGTGAAACTGAAGATCAACGGTGAAGAGAAAGAAGCCAGCTCCGCAGGTAACGGTCCTGTAGATGCAGCTATCAACGCTATTCACGAGATCATCAAAGACCAGATAGATATTGATGAATTCAATATCCAGTCAATGCGTGGTGGTAGTAAAGATGTAAGTAAAGTTAACATGCGTGTGAAGCACAATGGCCAGTCTTACTATGGCTACGGTTACTCTACTGATATCGTGAACGCCTCTATGCATGCGTATGTAGACGCACTGAATAAGATCTATTAA
- a CDS encoding M15 family metallopeptidase: MQAIFSIYVMMTTNIPMGYAQDIPPNKYGLPVVNTMALYKQLVSADSNQALIDIMTYIPNIRKDVRYATSANFTHQILYPYAGVYLRLPAAKALRAVQMELNEQGLGLIIYDAYRPYGITEKMWEIVPDDRYAANPRNGSGHNRGIAVDLSIIELHTGKPVAMPTGFDDFTEKAHHDYAISDTIIAANRRLLRSTMEKYGFTPLATEWWHYYLKDNKQYPLMNIPFSSIK, encoded by the coding sequence ATGCAAGCTATCTTCAGCATTTATGTCATGATGACAACTAATATTCCGATGGGTTATGCACAGGATATCCCGCCAAATAAATATGGATTGCCTGTGGTGAATACAATGGCACTTTATAAACAGCTGGTATCGGCAGACAGCAATCAGGCGTTGATTGATATCATGACATACATACCTAATATCCGTAAAGATGTCCGGTATGCGACCAGCGCCAACTTCACCCACCAGATACTATACCCTTATGCAGGTGTATACCTGCGTTTGCCTGCGGCAAAAGCATTGAGGGCAGTACAAATGGAACTGAATGAACAGGGACTGGGATTAATTATTTATGATGCCTACCGGCCCTATGGTATTACAGAAAAGATGTGGGAGATCGTGCCTGATGACCGGTATGCCGCGAATCCGCGCAACGGCTCAGGACATAACAGGGGTATTGCTGTTGATTTGAGCATCATTGAGCTGCATACAGGAAAGCCAGTTGCCATGCCCACCGGTTTTGATGATTTTACAGAAAAAGCGCATCATGACTATGCAATATCAGATACAATCATTGCGGCCAACAGAAGACTCCTGCGCAGCACTATGGAAAAGTACGGTTTCACACCACTGGCCACAGAATGGTGGCATTATTATCTGAAGGACAACAAACAGTATCCTTTGATGAATATACCTTTCAGCAGTATCAAATAA
- a CDS encoding SDR family NAD(P)-dependent oxidoreductase encodes MNLFRLDNKVAVITGGGSGIGQAIAKVFAAQGANVHIIELNEDGGKQTAADIAAAGGSAQVHACNVAQQAAVVSTMDKIITAAGRIDILVNCAGIAHVGKLEGTTEEDLDRIYNVNVKGTYNCMFAVIKQMKEQKGGVILNVASIASSVGIPDRFAYSMSKGAVLTMTLSVAKDYINDGIRCNCVSPARVHTPFVDGFIAKNYPGKEQEMFEKLSKTQPIGRMAKPDEVGTLALFLCSSEAGFITGCDYPLDGGFIKLNN; translated from the coding sequence ATGAACCTGTTTAGATTAGACAACAAAGTGGCTGTGATCACCGGTGGTGGCAGCGGCATAGGGCAGGCTATCGCGAAGGTATTTGCGGCGCAGGGCGCCAATGTACATATCATTGAGCTGAATGAGGACGGCGGTAAACAAACAGCGGCTGATATTGCGGCTGCGGGCGGCAGTGCACAGGTACATGCCTGCAACGTTGCTCAGCAGGCAGCGGTTGTCAGCACAATGGACAAGATCATTACTGCGGCAGGTCGTATCGACATTCTGGTGAACTGTGCGGGTATTGCACATGTGGGCAAGCTGGAAGGCACTACGGAGGAAGATCTCGACAGGATATATAATGTGAATGTGAAAGGTACATATAACTGTATGTTCGCCGTGATCAAACAAATGAAAGAACAGAAGGGCGGTGTGATCCTGAACGTAGCTTCCATCGCTTCCAGCGTGGGTATTCCGGACAGATTTGCTTACTCTATGAGTAAAGGTGCGGTACTGACCATGACCCTTTCTGTAGCAAAAGATTATATCAATGATGGTATCCGTTGTAACTGCGTGTCTCCGGCCCGCGTACACACACCATTTGTAGATGGTTTCATCGCGAAGAACTATCCTGGTAAAGAACAGGAAATGTTTGAAAAACTGTCTAAAACACAGCCGATCGGCCGTATGGCGAAACCTGATGAGGTAGGTACGCTGGCTTTATTCCTGTGTTCTTCTGAAGCTGGTTTTATCACTGGTTGCGATTACCCGCTGGATGGTGGCTTTATCAAGCTGAATAACTAA
- a CDS encoding fumarylacetoacetate hydrolase family protein yields the protein MKLIRFGLPGAEKPGIVTEAGTFDVSAFGEDFGEKFFETDGLQRLAAWWEKNNGSCPQVTEGTRLGAPVQRPSKIICIGLNYADHAKETNAQIPQEPIVFFKSTSSLVGPNDDLTIPRNSEKTDWEVELAVVIGKKASYVEEKDALDYIAGYALHNDYSERAFQLERGGQWVKGKSCDTFAPLGPWLVTKDEIKDVDNLRLWLTVNGKTMQDGTTANLIFKIPFLVSYLSQFMTLLPGDVISTGTPAGVGLGMNPQVYIKAGDVIELGIDGLGSSKQTAVAYK from the coding sequence ATGAAACTGATCAGATTTGGTTTACCGGGTGCAGAGAAACCAGGTATCGTAACAGAAGCAGGTACATTCGATGTAAGTGCATTTGGTGAAGACTTTGGTGAGAAATTCTTTGAGACCGACGGATTACAGCGTCTGGCTGCATGGTGGGAAAAGAACAATGGTAGTTGTCCGCAGGTAACTGAAGGTACCCGTCTGGGCGCTCCGGTGCAGCGTCCTTCCAAAATTATCTGTATTGGTCTGAACTATGCTGACCACGCAAAGGAAACCAACGCACAGATCCCACAGGAGCCGATCGTGTTCTTCAAGAGCACCTCTTCCCTGGTAGGTCCTAATGATGATCTGACTATTCCGCGTAACAGTGAAAAAACTGACTGGGAAGTGGAACTGGCAGTAGTTATCGGTAAAAAAGCCAGCTACGTGGAAGAAAAGGATGCACTGGATTATATCGCAGGTTACGCATTACACAACGACTACAGCGAACGCGCTTTCCAGCTGGAACGTGGTGGTCAGTGGGTAAAAGGTAAGAGCTGTGATACATTTGCGCCACTGGGCCCATGGCTGGTAACCAAAGATGAAATAAAAGATGTGGATAACCTGCGTCTGTGGCTGACCGTAAATGGTAAGACCATGCAGGACGGTACTACCGCCAACCTGATCTTCAAAATACCTTTCCTGGTATCTTATCTGAGCCAGTTTATGACCCTGCTTCCAGGTGATGTGATCTCTACTGGTACACCTGCAGGTGTTGGTCTGGGTATGAATCCACAGGTATACATTAAAGCCGGTGATGTGATAGAACTGGGTATCGATGGCCTGGGTTCCTCTAAGCAGACAGCGGTTGCTTATAAATAG